ACTTGATTTCTTTTCATCTTTCTTTGGCCTGTTGCATTCTGCAATAAAGTGTCCTTTCTTTCCATAGTTAAAACAAGCTTGACCATCATCAGTATGGTCCTTGTTGAAGTGAGGTTTATTCATCTGTGATTGATTTTTACGCATGAATTTACCGAATGTTTTAACGAATAATGACATGGCTTCATTGCTTAATTTCTCGGCCGATTTCTTACTTGAGGACTCTTCGACCGGAAGAGTCACTATAGTAGCTGGAAAAGCCTTCGACTGCTGAGAGGTGAGTGGATCTTCTTCTGTTCGTATACCAAGCTCGAACTCATATGCTTTAAGGTCAGCAAAGAGATCgtgaagttccagtttgttcaagtctttggattCTCGCATTGCAATAGTCTTCACGTCTCATTCTCTGGGAAGAGCTCGCATAAACTTTAGAGCAATTTCTCGGTTAGAATAGTCTTTACCTAATGAAATGAGTTCGATAATGATACCAATGAACCGTTCGTCGAATTCTGCTAGAGTTTCTCCTGGCTTTATTTTTGCATTGTCAAAATTTTGAATAGCTACCATCAActtgttttctttcgtttgaTCATTACCTTCACATAATTGAGTAAGCTTCTCCCATATTTCCTTGGCAGTGGTGCATGTCTTGATCTTGGCGAACATATTCTTGTCCAAATTTTTGTAGAGGATATCTTTTGCAACGTTAtccagatttgctttcttcttaTCCTCAGCAGTCCATTCGGATCTGTGCTTTTCTATCATCTGAGGAGAACCTTCGATTGTAGCAGCAGCTGTGTTTACTTTCATAATTTTCATCGGCCCGTCAGTGATaatgtaccacatatcatcatcttgggcTGCTAGATGTGCCTGCATATGAATCTTCCAATCATAATAATCTTctttagagaacataggaattttagtGAAAGATGCCATAAGTGTTCAAAAGATATTAGTGTTTGAGAGAAatcccgctctgataccacttgttaggatcgggaaagagtttagagggggggggtgaatgaactcgtTCAAATTTTCTCTTGTAACAGTGTTATTTCAACtgtttttaggcggttgaaaaTGTCTACTCAAATTATTGAGATTGTGAACCACTATAAAGTGCGGAAAACGGTTCACAATCTTTAATGCAACTAAATACACAATATCAGGCTAAAACAATGAATAGATACTTGATAGATAAATGATTGCAGAAAGTAAAGTAACACAGGTttgttatggatgttcggagaatgaaTACTCGTACGTCATCCCTTCTTCCTCCTTAAGAAagaatccactaaaagactttgactttacaaaCTTCTTGCAACAACCcactccaatcaggacttatcacactgcctgttttggaattcttagtgatcattttacatttCTGGATATTTTAAGAACACTTAGTTCACCAGATATCAAAGTTGAATCAAATAACCAAAGGGTTACTGATATGAGTAAATGGTTTTGATTTAGTAGCACGAAAATGATCCCTAATTGATCAGATAAATTTCTCTTGAGTGTGTGCTGATTGAGCGATGAATTGTATGAACTTTTGAGAGCGCTCAGAGATTTTCTTGAATAGCAAACTAGTTGTGATAATGTAGCTCAGAAAATCCCTTATTTGTTGCTTGCATACGCTTCGGTTGATATACACGTTTTCCTTAACGGTCGGAAAGGACATAACAACGATAACCTGATACTCTGTATAGACGAGTTGCTATCAATATATTTGAGAATTAAATGATCTTTGATAAACGCATTTAATGTTCTTTTCGCACAACATCGTTTCTGATACGCTTTTCTTGAGGAGTTCCATTTAAGGAAACTGTTTTGGGCAACAGTGCTTTAGGTCTATGCTTGGTCTTCCTCTTTCTGGGAAAGATATTCAAATGTATATCAATTTTGAAACTGATGTAAGAGATTGTTGACTTCAAGGCGGTGTCATACTTGAATGTATTTAagccggtcagagaatgtcttttGAGTAATAGCTAGTTCACTTTAATGACCTGTTCTGATAACAGTCTGAGAGTGAGCGGTTGAAAACGGCTTAGATCACGGTTGAATATTTGGGCGGTTGAACTGCTACAAATTTGATAGCCGCAGCTAAAAACTTGTttttgtcatacaccaaaattcttgggaataatattttcttaacaatactctcagcataaaaaaataatacattttcatagatgaaccaaataagagacccgtctcacaaaatacgatccgtgagatcgtttcacacaaatttttgtcataataTAATAAAGCATATTATTTACGGAGATAtatgtcaaattttttttaggcCTGAAAATCTATTTGACATGTTACTTGAAAGTAATCAGAGAGCTttcctaaatatatatatataaatatatatatatatatatatgtgtaaattttttataaatcaataatgataggacatgaaattttattaatttaggaaaatattaattaattagtaaactaataatttattattttatttttttaattgacacattttttataaatcaataatgattaggacatgaaattttattaatttaggaaaatattaaataattagtaaactaataatttattattttatttttttaattgacaAACATAAATTGAATTACGTAAAAATCAAATTAGCTTGAATTGATAGAGTTTTGCTAGTCACTTGATTTACGGACGGAACAGAAAAAATTATTTAGTTTTCACCATGCGAGCTCTGCTCCGTAGACCCTCGGCGTATTTTAGCTGCTCAGGCCGCCTTCTACACTCCGCTAGGGCTCCATGGATCAAGGAAACTGGTCTATATGGATTTGACCACTTGAAGACCCCGCAGGGGTTCCAGCGCATGGTTGATGATGCAATCGATCGgtaaggaaaaaaaattcttgttactttttcttatttttttggaTTCGGTATGTGCAATGTTTACATTTATTGTGCTAGGTCGAACGAGCTTGTTAATTACATCGCCGGAATGCCTTCAGCTCCCGAAATTATTAAAGCAATGGATGAGATATCCGATACGGTGTGTTTTCTTTAGCTTCTCAGTTTTCCCTTTATGGTGGATAGTGAATCATTGTTGATGCATTGGTGCATCTCCTATGAAACACACACGCACACTAATGCCAAATTTTTTACTTTCAATTAGAGTGATGTGCTTGGGGTGCTTGTTATTTGGTAGGTTTGTACTGTTGTTGACTCTGCGGAGCTTTGTCGGCATACACATCCAGATATGTGAGCTGTTATTACTTAAGTTGTGTGAGCTTATCTACTTGATTTTTACGTTTGgtgattttttttctttgtgGGTTTTGGTTTTGTATCTAGGGAATTTGTGGAGGAGGCGAGCAAGGCATCTCTGCGCATAAATGAATATCTACATGTGAGGTGACTGCTGATAGTGGTTTATGTTCATCGTACCAACTTGGTGCAAGTTGGTAAAGCTTATGGCTTTCTCAAAGTGATGGTCTTCTTTAAATGAATGCTGAAAATTTTGCTATCTACAGCATGTAAATTTTTTGTTGGATTACCGAGTTGGAAAGATGGTAATGATTCACTAAGAAATTCCAAAATGGGATTTTCGCTATTCTGAATTGTTGATGTTGAGAAGATATAACCGGACTCTGGCACAGCTGACAAGCGCTATtgaaaaatgatttatgaaaGTATCTTATAATATCGAGCTTCTTGCATTTGCTTGTTTAGTATTATAACGATAACATTGTGTTACGAGCCCAACTCCCATTATAGAAGGCTTAGATACAGTGAGCCCAGATACAGGCCCAAGCACAACAAAAGGCCCAACAAGTAAAATAAACACTGAGAAGCCCAAGATAGTACAGGTGTACACCAGGAGAAACAAAGGAGAAAACACGTGATAGGGAAGGGAGGAGATTAAATACCAATAATAGGGGAAGAGAGAGCATTCAGTTATAATTTCTGTTACGTGAACACTAGCACTTGCTAGGGAGAGGAAACTTTGTACAGAGCTTTCAAACTCTGGGTTCTTAATCTTCTATTGAATATAATATTTCTTTGGTACCTGTTCTTTATTTTTCTAAGACCTTATTGTGTGTGTAATTGTGATCATAACATTGGTCCGACCTGCCGGATTCGAGGGACGATAGAAGACGATGGCCAGCACCAGAAATGACGCCAAATTTGAAACGATGGAACGCTCTGTGAATGGATTACAGGAGAGCATGATACAAGTGCAAGAGAGGCTAGAGAAACTTGATCAAACTATCGGAAGCCTCACTGGGTTGGGAGAGTTGATGGCAGTAACAAGAGCAGAATGGGTCGAGATAGATGAACTTAATAAGACAGTTGGGGAGGACCAAGGGCTGAGAAAGATCTGTGATAGCATCCGAGAGGGGAGGGAGGGCAATAGCCATTACACATTAGTCAATGGTTGTTTGTTGCACAAGGGCAGATTAGTGATTCCACCAGCCTCGAAATGGGTTCCTATATTGTTGAATGAGTTCCATAAAACACCAATTGGAGGTCATGCCGGGGCATTCCGCACATACAAAAGAGTGGCGAATAATTTTTATTGGAAGgggatgaagaaagatattagTAAGTTTGTGGCTTTGTGTACAGTATGTCAGCAACAGAAGTATGAGGCCACCAGGCCTGCTGGACTACTACAACCGTTGACTCTACCAGAAGTAATTTGGGAAGACATCGCCATGGATTTTATTACGGGGCTTCCGAAGTCAAAAGGGTATGATGTGATACTGGTTGTCGTGGATCGGTTGTCAAAGTATGGGCACTTTTTGCTATTGAAGCATCCATACAAGGCAAGTGCAGTGGCAGAAATATTTATCAAACAAATCGTGAGATTACATGGAGTCCCAAAAACAATAGTAAGTGACAGGGacgcggtgtttatgagtttattTTGGTCTGAAATCTTCAGGCTGCAGGGCACTATACTGAAAATGAGCACTGCATATCACCCCGAAAGTGATGGGCAAAGTGAAGCTCTGAATAAGTGTGTTGAGACTTACTTGCGATGCTTCTGTTCAGAGCAACCCAAAGAATGGGCACAGTGGATACATTGGGCAGAATATTGGTACAATACCTCTTATCACACTTCAGCAGGAATGACTCCGTTTGAAGTGGTATATGGGCGCAAACCACCGAGTATTATTAGGTTTGTCCCGGGAGAGACACAGGTAGCAGCGGTATCACAAGCATTGGGGGACAGAGATGAGCTTTTAAGACAGCTCAAGTATAATCTTGAACGAGCACAGCAAATGATGACGAAGCATGCCaataaaaaaagaagagagGTTCATTTTCAGGAAGGAGATATGGTATATTTGAAATTGCGTCCATATCGGCAGAATTCAGTTCATTCACGAGTTGCACAGAAGCTATCCAGTAGGTTCTATGGGCCGTTTATGATCATGAAGAAGGTGGGGACGGTTGCTTATCGATTGCAGCTACCAGAGGGGTCAAAGGTTCATCCGGTTTTTCATGTTTCTTGCTTAAAAAAAGCGGTGGGCAATCCCGAAACTGAGATCAAACTACCAGAGGAGTTAGACACTGATCTACTGCTGACTTTTGAACCCAACGAGATTCTAGCAGGAAGGGTTAAAGATGTGTATGGCCAACCATGTCAACAGATTCTTGTGGGATGGAAGGGACGGTCTGAagaagaagctacatgggaaGACTACAAGGATTTCCAAAAGCAATTTCCTGATTTTCGCCTTGAGGACAAGGCGATTCTTGAAGAGGCCGGTATTGTTACGAGCCCAACTCCCATTATAGAAGGCTTAGATACAGTGAGCCCAAATACAGGCCCAAGCACAACAAAAGGCCCAACAAGTAAAATAAACACTGAGAAGCCCAAGATAGTACAGGTGTACACCAGGAGAAACAAAGGAGAAAACACGTGATAGGGAAGGGAGGAGATTAAATACCAATAATAGGGGAAGAGAGAGCATTCAGTTATAATTTCTGTTACGTGAACACTAGCACTTGCTAGGGAGAGGAAACTTTGTACAGAGCTTTCAAACTCTGGGTTCTTAATCTTCTATTGAATATAATATTTCTTTGGTACCTGTTCTTTATTTTTCTAAGACCTTATTGTGTGTGTAATTGTGATCATAACACATTGTTTTGCAGTGTCTTAACTCGAATCCTAGCTTGTACCATGCTGTTTTAAAAGCTGAGGCCAATTGTCACATGCTTACTGTAGAAGCTGCGAGGGCTGCGAATTATCTGCGCATTGACTTGGAGAAAGGTGGAATTCATCTCAGCCCTGGTATTGATCCTTCTCAAGTAGCTCTCACGTTTTCTTCTTCATATGCTGCTTCCTTTTTTATAATTGACTTTTCAAATTCTGTCACTTGACAGAAAAGTTGGACCGAGTTAATCAGCTAAATATAGACATTGTCCGCCTTTGCAGACAGTAAGCACACATCTCTTCTTGGAGAAGATCTTACATTTTTTCTCTATTTTGTGCTACCATTTAACTGTTTGTAGAGTTCCAATTCTGGAACTTATTCTGTTTGCTTTTTGCCTAATCAATTGCAAATTACTTTGTGTGTAATTAATTGTCTCTGGATCAGGTTTAATGAAAACATTATCACTGACCCAGGTCATGTGGATATATTCCCAGCATCACGTATTCCAATAAATTTGCATCATCTCGCCAAACCCATCAACCGCCCTTCGTTAGTGGTCTCAAGGAGATCAACAGGAGCAGATTGTTATTTGAAAGAAAGAGGATTTCGTTTAGCGACAGAACCTGATGCTCT
This genomic interval from Primulina eburnea isolate SZY01 chromosome 16, ASM2296580v1, whole genome shotgun sequence contains the following:
- the LOC140815969 gene encoding uncharacterized protein; the protein is MASFTKIPMFSKEDYYDWKIHMQAHLAAQDDDMWYIITDGPMKIMKVNTAAATIEGSPQMIEKHRSEWTAEDKKKANLDNVAKDILYKNLDKNMFAKIKTCTTAKEIWEKLTQLCEGNDQTKENKLMVAIQNFDNAKIKPGETLAEFDERFIGIIIELISLGKDYSNREIALKFMRALPRE